From one Dehalobacter sp. 12DCB1 genomic stretch:
- a CDS encoding dehalogenase — protein sequence MGTFLIFIAGVLFLAGILFIKPRAKRDLMWKTVLNWALYVIWYAITWMGVSFIYINASVGHVKATSTAIFLFLGISVVLAVVQARLLGFIGAKKMGNASSQQA from the coding sequence ATGGGTACATTCTTAATTTTTATTGCCGGTGTGTTATTTTTAGCGGGGATACTTTTTATTAAACCTCGCGCCAAAAGGGACTTAATGTGGAAAACAGTACTGAACTGGGCCTTATATGTTATTTGGTATGCCATCACGTGGATGGGGGTTTCCTTTATTTACATTAACGCATCGGTCGGCCATGTTAAAGCAACAAGTACGGCTATATTCCTGTTCTTAGGGATATCTGTGGTGCTTGCTGTCGTTCAGGCACGGTTGCTAGGTTTTATCGGCGCGAAAAAAATGGGAAACGCAAGTTCACAACAAGCTTGA
- a CDS encoding Crp/Fnr family transcriptional regulator, whose translation MEYDFFNELTRTVPDTFYPIEKLQRFIHLGIVKSYAKGSAVILPGDEFMLIYVLSGKIQLNMVTEEGKQRLIYFCGKNGVMDRIFELNNDNAYATAIEKCRVCFFSKEQLLTIFQADCDLYFEIMKNLFAKGIYFMKQTVEMELYNPTVRIVRLLYGLCISNGIPVGDSYEVRLELSQKQISEISGVHFVTVSKVLGYLEKQRIIEKKKGKIIIHDLDRLKELTFEKRLF comes from the coding sequence ATGGAATATGATTTTTTTAATGAATTGACAAGAACAGTTCCTGACACATTCTATCCCATTGAAAAATTGCAAAGATTTATCCATTTAGGAATTGTAAAATCCTATGCCAAAGGAAGTGCCGTTATTTTACCAGGGGATGAATTCATGCTAATCTATGTACTTTCGGGAAAAATCCAGCTCAATATGGTTACAGAGGAAGGTAAGCAAAGGTTGATATATTTTTGCGGCAAAAATGGAGTCATGGATAGGATCTTTGAGCTGAATAATGATAATGCCTACGCGACTGCAATAGAAAAATGCAGAGTGTGTTTTTTTTCAAAGGAGCAGCTTTTAACAATTTTTCAAGCTGACTGTGATTTATATTTTGAAATTATGAAAAATCTTTTTGCCAAAGGCATTTATTTTATGAAACAAACCGTTGAAATGGAATTATACAATCCTACGGTCAGAATTGTAAGACTTCTTTATGGTCTATGCATATCTAACGGAATACCCGTAGGGGATTCATATGAAGTCCGTCTTGAATTGTCTCAGAAACAAATTTCTGAAATATCAGGAGTCCATTTTGTTACAGTATCCAAAGTATTAGGATATTTGGAAAAGCAAAGGATTATCGAGAAAAAGAAAGGCAAAATCATTATCCATGATTTAGATAGATTAAAAGAGCTAACATTTGAGAAACGTCTTTTTTAA
- a CDS encoding Crp/Fnr family transcriptional regulator, with product MQENFGKWMGGIPDTFYAVSKLEKYVHYGTAKFYSKGSYIGFSGEGRSELFYVLNGKVQLNYIFDDGRERMVYFGGKHSVFGHLYHYAYKSTFEGCLLALENSKVCHFSEEQIEHIFQMDKDIILDLLKYSNAKASYFMKQVVEKDYFNSAIRVVRLLHDLCISMGIPVDNHIEVSIKLPLKDISEITGAHYVTVSKVFTVLKKQNILLKKNGKMIIYNLEKLKELTKRKNIFKN from the coding sequence ATGCAAGAGAATTTTGGAAAATGGATGGGAGGAATTCCAGATACATTTTATGCAGTAAGTAAATTGGAGAAATATGTACATTATGGTACTGCAAAATTTTATTCCAAAGGAAGTTATATTGGCTTTTCGGGAGAAGGAAGGAGCGAATTGTTTTATGTACTTAATGGTAAGGTGCAATTAAATTACATTTTTGATGATGGAAGGGAAAGAATGGTCTATTTCGGCGGAAAGCATAGTGTATTTGGTCATCTGTACCATTATGCTTACAAATCTACTTTTGAGGGTTGCTTGCTGGCGTTAGAAAATAGCAAAGTATGTCATTTTTCTGAGGAACAGATTGAACATATTTTCCAGATGGACAAAGACATTATCTTGGACTTATTAAAATATAGCAATGCTAAAGCTTCTTATTTTATGAAGCAGGTTGTTGAAAAGGATTATTTTAATTCGGCGATTAGGGTTGTAAGGTTACTTCATGATCTTTGTATTTCTATGGGAATACCGGTGGACAACCATATTGAAGTTAGCATAAAGTTACCGCTAAAAGATATTTCTGAGATAACCGGGGCCCATTATGTGACAGTTTCAAAGGTATTTACCGTTTTGAAAAAACAAAACATTTTATTAAAAAAGAATGGAAAGATGATTATTTATAATCTTGAAAAATTAAAAGAGTTAACGAAAAGAAAGAATATATTTAAAAATTAA
- a CDS encoding reductive dehalogenase, giving the protein MGNEQKQQLKINRRNFLKAGAAATAMGVVGALTAPAKAASAAGEAFKYTPAPKGQWSKLHPVHDMGSVSLRFVEHNDQWLGTTKIVGPIKKTSQYDSGFDRCAEGLVSQRAQLGLYNLIPKDPMSLAIVMGTSLPKPLVEGPVAPVKTEIPDPEQMSMHIKDLAYFLRADDVGIGKMPSYAYWFEKTIYEPFGTRELLELPREQCVKPITEPEMPYAIVVMVDQNLKTTLGSTGYDAISQSQSFLGYHATGVISVIIAQYIRNLGYNARAQYAVDYTANMPPVIIAAGLGELCRTGDCAIHPRLGFRNKVAAVTTDLPLAPDKPIDFGLLDFCRICKKCAENCPNGAISLDDDMQEVNGYLRWKNDADKCAEFRVSNEEGVCCGRCMKVCPWNSKEDSWFHQAGTWIGSQSKTSASMLKAIDDMFGYGTEQIERYKWWLEWPEKYKLPPVSVLTAP; this is encoded by the coding sequence TTGGGTAACGAACAAAAACAGCAGTTAAAGATAAACCGGAGAAATTTCCTGAAAGCCGGTGCTGCAGCTACTGCTATGGGGGTTGTCGGGGCGCTGACAGCGCCTGCCAAGGCTGCCAGTGCGGCAGGTGAGGCGTTTAAGTATACGCCCGCACCCAAAGGTCAATGGTCCAAACTGCATCCTGTCCATGATATGGGCAGCGTCTCGCTCCGTTTTGTAGAGCACAACGACCAGTGGCTGGGAACTACGAAAATTGTCGGACCGATAAAGAAAACCAGCCAATACGACAGTGGGTTTGATCGTTGTGCTGAGGGATTAGTCAGTCAAAGAGCACAATTGGGACTCTACAATCTCATCCCCAAAGACCCTATGTCCCTGGCGATAGTTATGGGAACAAGCCTACCGAAACCCCTCGTGGAAGGTCCCGTTGCTCCTGTGAAAACGGAAATTCCAGATCCGGAACAAATGTCGATGCATATCAAAGACCTGGCATATTTTTTAAGAGCCGATGATGTGGGAATCGGCAAGATGCCATCGTATGCTTACTGGTTTGAAAAAACGATATATGAACCGTTTGGCACAAGAGAGTTGCTTGAATTACCCAGGGAACAGTGCGTCAAGCCAATAACTGAACCGGAGATGCCCTATGCTATTGTGGTTATGGTCGATCAGAATCTGAAAACAACGCTCGGTTCCACAGGTTATGACGCTATCAGCCAATCCCAATCTTTCCTGGGATATCACGCAACTGGAGTCATTTCTGTTATTATCGCGCAATATATCAGAAATCTTGGTTATAACGCCCGGGCGCAATACGCTGTGGATTATACAGCAAATATGCCTCCGGTTATTATAGCGGCAGGATTGGGCGAACTGTGTCGCACAGGTGATTGTGCTATTCATCCCCGGTTGGGATTCCGTAATAAGGTGGCTGCTGTTACAACAGATTTGCCGCTTGCTCCGGATAAACCCATTGATTTTGGGCTTCTTGACTTCTGCCGTATCTGTAAAAAATGTGCTGAAAATTGTCCTAACGGCGCTATTTCACTCGACGATGATATGCAAGAAGTGAACGGTTACCTGCGTTGGAAAAACGATGCAGACAAGTGTGCCGAATTCCGGGTAAGTAATGAAGAAGGTGTCTGCTGCGGAAGATGCATGAAGGTCTGCCCGTGGAATTCCAAGGAAGATTCCTGGTTCCACCAGGCGGGAACTTGGATTGGAAGCCAGAGTAAAACTTCTGCGTCGATGCTGAAAGCCATTGATGATATGTTTGGATATGGCACCGAACAGATCGAGAGATATAAGTGGTGGCTTGAGTGGCCGGAAAAATACAAACTGCCTCCGGTAAGCGTTCTAACTGCGCCGTAA
- a CDS encoding dehalogenase — protein MGTLLIFIAGVLFLAGILFIKPRAKRDLMWKTVLNWALYVIWYAITWMGVSFVYINASVGHVKATSTAIFLFLGISVVLAVVQARLLGFIGVKKTGNASSQQA, from the coding sequence ATGGGTACATTGTTAATTTTTATTGCCGGTGTGTTATTTTTAGCGGGGATTCTTTTTATTAAACCTCGCGCCAAAAGGGACTTAATGTGGAAAACAGTACTGAACTGGGCCTTATATGTTATTTGGTATGCCATCACGTGGATGGGGGTTTCCTTTGTTTACATTAACGCATCGGTCGGCCATGTTAAAGCAACAAGTACGGCTATATTCCTGTTCTTAGGAATATCTGTGGTGCTTGCTGTCGTTCAGGCACGGCTGCTAGGTTTTATCGGCGTGAAAAAAACCGGAAACGCAAGTTCACAACAAGCTTGA
- a CDS encoding Crp/Fnr family transcriptional regulator gives MEKNFNNNYLLPNHFYPINKLKKYLNMGIVRNYQKGDSVVSPGEIIDSVIYVISGKLGITFLTEDGRRRLMFHADAGTFADRLFQPDDCLVDVVSEEESIVCFFSKDQLLEMFQQDKEVLCEFITSYASKCGYFMHEAKEMALYNPSVRVLRLLYKLCLAKGELVNNVYEINIKLSQKAISEMTGVHYVTVCKIFQNLREKNILRKTSNKIIIFDLKRLKDQISN, from the coding sequence ATGGAAAAAAATTTTAACAACAATTATCTTTTACCGAATCATTTTTATCCAATAAATAAGTTGAAAAAATATCTCAATATGGGGATCGTCCGGAATTACCAAAAAGGGGATTCCGTTGTTTCACCCGGAGAGATCATTGATAGCGTTATCTATGTTATTTCAGGAAAATTAGGTATTACTTTTCTAACTGAGGATGGAAGAAGGAGGTTAATGTTCCATGCTGATGCTGGTACGTTTGCCGATCGATTATTTCAGCCTGATGATTGTCTCGTTGATGTTGTTTCGGAAGAAGAGAGCATTGTATGTTTTTTTTCAAAAGACCAGCTGCTTGAGATGTTTCAGCAGGATAAGGAAGTTCTCTGTGAATTTATTACGAGTTATGCATCAAAATGCGGCTATTTCATGCATGAAGCTAAGGAGATGGCTCTTTATAATCCTTCGGTTCGGGTTCTACGATTGCTTTATAAACTCTGCCTTGCGAAAGGAGAGCTAGTTAACAATGTTTATGAAATTAATATTAAGTTGTCGCAAAAGGCTATTTCCGAAATGACAGGTGTCCATTATGTGACTGTCTGCAAAATATTCCAAAATCTAAGAGAAAAGAACATTTTGCGTAAAACATCCAATAAGATTATAATCTTTGACTTAAAAAGACTTAAAGATCAGATCAGCAACTGA
- a CDS encoding Crp/Fnr family transcriptional regulator has product MKYDFSDEVARTIPDTFYPVEKLQKFIHLGIVKSYAKGSAITLPGDSEPMLIYVLSGKVQIKMVTEDGRERLHYFCGKNGILCKLFPMNHDNSYITAIEKCSVCFFTEEQLKAMFQIDDDIFFEILKNTFSKSLYFMMQTVEMELFNPTIRIVRLIYGLCISNGIPVGNSYEVRLELSQRTISEISGVHHVTISKVLGYLEKQKIIEKKKGKIIIHDLDRLKELTFEKHLF; this is encoded by the coding sequence ATGAAATACGATTTTTCTGATGAGGTGGCAAGAACAATTCCTGACACATTCTACCCTGTCGAGAAACTGCAAAAATTTATCCATCTAGGAATTGTGAAATCCTATGCAAAAGGAAGTGCTATTACTTTACCAGGGGATAGTGAGCCGATGCTAATCTATGTGCTTTCAGGAAAAGTCCAAATCAAAATGGTAACAGAGGACGGCAGGGAAAGATTGCATTATTTTTGCGGCAAAAATGGAATCCTGTGCAAGCTCTTTCCGATGAATCATGATAATTCCTATATAACCGCTATAGAAAAATGCAGCGTATGTTTTTTCACTGAGGAGCAGCTCAAAGCAATGTTTCAAATAGATGACGATATATTTTTTGAAATCTTAAAGAATACTTTTTCTAAAAGCCTTTATTTTATGATGCAAACAGTTGAAATGGAATTATTCAATCCGACGATTAGGATAGTAAGACTGATTTACGGTCTATGTATTTCCAACGGAATACCCGTAGGAAATTCATATGAAGTCCGTCTCGAATTGTCTCAGAGAACTATTTCTGAAATCTCAGGAGTCCATCATGTCACGATATCCAAAGTATTAGGATATTTGGAAAAGCAAAAGATTATCGAGAAAAAGAAAGGCAAAATCATTATCCATGATTTAGATAGATTAAAAGAGCTGACATTTGAGAAACATCTTTTTTAG
- a CDS encoding methyl-accepting chemotaxis protein: MGEDKFMQTYYRKVNVIILAIISVLMTSLIISFFTGANVLALPALILLVCAVVISAAFLFLKKYENIVVYLLIFPFIAIVANSMTLSPANAEGMAITCLCIVALYLRKNLLAFAGIVLLATLILMKVAWNILDSSLLPGEITSIILSTISLYFLVRWGAETIIASINKQRQLDELLEEKKGEIKVIKESTLALNEDIYEANNNLETISEISNAMGTAFQEITKGVVGQTGSITQISQMIKEADRKISEIVNFSSQLESVSENAISAVMEGSEKISMMGKQADLVNQTVNKSYVTVQELSSNMDEVNNFLEGINQIAEQTNLLALNAAIEAARAGGSGRGFAVVAEEVRKLAEQSANTVRQISQIIYEIKEKTKNALDEVNKGQTATQEGAAVVKQVNQTFEMIMASFEETRKNITEENRRINNMVELFSLINKETESIASIAEQHSASTEELMATTEEQNANIEVIFKRIQNIKDSSNNLQRIIK, encoded by the coding sequence ATGGGAGAAGACAAATTCATGCAAACCTATTACAGAAAAGTAAATGTGATTATTCTAGCAATTATCTCTGTTTTGATGACATCCCTGATTATTTCTTTTTTTACGGGCGCGAATGTCCTCGCTCTTCCAGCATTAATCCTACTTGTATGTGCGGTTGTGATTTCGGCCGCTTTTTTATTCCTTAAGAAATATGAGAATATTGTTGTGTATTTGTTGATCTTTCCCTTTATTGCGATTGTAGCGAATTCGATGACTCTTTCGCCGGCCAATGCCGAAGGCATGGCTATCACTTGTCTATGCATTGTAGCTCTTTACTTGCGAAAAAATTTACTCGCATTTGCCGGCATCGTTCTTTTAGCAACACTTATCCTCATGAAGGTTGCTTGGAATATTCTTGATAGCAGTCTTCTTCCGGGAGAAATTACGTCTATCATTCTATCTACAATCAGTCTTTATTTTTTGGTAAGATGGGGAGCTGAAACGATAATTGCGTCGATTAACAAACAAAGGCAGCTTGACGAACTACTGGAAGAAAAGAAAGGTGAAATCAAAGTAATTAAAGAAAGTACCTTAGCTTTAAACGAGGATATTTATGAAGCGAATAATAACCTTGAAACAATTAGTGAAATAAGTAACGCAATGGGAACAGCTTTCCAGGAAATCACCAAGGGTGTCGTAGGTCAGACCGGAAGCATTACTCAGATTAGTCAGATGATAAAAGAGGCGGATAGGAAAATTTCAGAGATAGTCAATTTTTCAAGTCAACTTGAAAGCGTTTCGGAAAATGCCATAAGTGCCGTAATGGAAGGCTCAGAGAAAATAAGTATGATGGGCAAGCAAGCGGATCTCGTCAATCAGACGGTTAACAAATCCTATGTTACTGTTCAGGAATTAAGCAGCAACATGGATGAAGTAAATAACTTCTTAGAAGGCATTAATCAAATCGCAGAACAAACGAATTTATTGGCATTAAATGCCGCCATTGAGGCTGCCAGAGCCGGTGGATCCGGCAGAGGATTTGCAGTGGTCGCTGAAGAGGTAAGGAAGCTTGCTGAACAAAGCGCAAACACCGTAAGGCAAATCAGTCAAATAATCTACGAAATAAAGGAAAAAACCAAAAACGCCCTTGACGAAGTGAATAAAGGACAGACGGCAACTCAAGAAGGCGCGGCAGTGGTCAAGCAAGTTAATCAAACCTTTGAAATGATTATGGCTTCTTTTGAAGAGACCAGGAAAAACATAACCGAGGAGAACAGAAGAATTAATAACATGGTAGAGCTATTTTCACTCATTAATAAAGAAACGGAAAGTATTGCAAGTATTGCCGAGCAACATTCGGCTTCAACAGAAGAATTGATGGCAACCACAGAAGAACAAAATGCAAACATTGAGGTCATTTTCAAACGGATACAGAATATTAAAGATTCCAGCAATAACTTGCAAAGAATTATCAAGTAA
- a CDS encoding dehalogenase, giving the protein MSTFLIFLAGVLFLAGILWIRPRAQKNLMWKTVLNWSLYVIWYAVTWMGISFVYINASVGHVKASSTAIFLFGGISIILAIVLARILGFIRINKKVNESIKA; this is encoded by the coding sequence ATGAGTACATTCTTAATTTTTCTTGCCGGTGTGTTATTTTTAGCGGGGATTCTTTGGATTAGACCTCGCGCCCAAAAGAATCTAATGTGGAAAACGGTACTGAACTGGTCCTTATATGTTATTTGGTATGCCGTCACTTGGATGGGGATTTCCTTTGTTTACATTAATGCCAGCGTAGGACACGTTAAGGCATCCAGCACGGCAATTTTCCTGTTCGGAGGTATTTCGATCATATTGGCAATAGTGCTGGCGCGCATCTTAGGGTTTATCCGTATTAATAAAAAGGTCAATGAATCAATCAAGGCTTAG
- a CDS encoding reductive dehalogenase, producing MSANSENNKKGFSVSRRGFLKTGAAAAAMGVMGAIAAPAKIANAAASSPSLDYQPAKGQWSKLRPVNNYGGATVRYVENNSEWLGTTKLLGKVVQTDEKDAGFALAVSGELGDKAKAGILTTMLRSPMVAPFAGAIGAISAPAMLTGKPSPRKLPIPDPEQMSQHIKDFAYYLRVDEVGIGNMPDYAYYASQMAPPLAAYLTKAVPESVPYGKAPITDKMPYVICMSVQMHLETWLASTGYDSMGVAQSNRCYHAAANAAVIMANYIRQLGYNARAHHFGNYEVLIPACMIACGMGELTRTGDTCAHPRIGFRHKTSAVTTDLPLAPDKPIDFGALDFCRVCMKCADYCPAQAITFEKDPMPHKGYLRWNTDSKKCTVFRAANDEGVSCGRCVKVCPWNSKEDSWFHEAGIFIGSKGENASKLLKTIDDMFGYGTEEIEKYKWWLEWPELYKYDVEAVLKAAAAPAAPGAAH from the coding sequence ATGTCCGCAAATTCAGAAAATAACAAAAAAGGATTTTCGGTCAGCCGCCGCGGTTTTCTGAAAACCGGGGCAGCAGCCGCTGCAATGGGCGTCATGGGTGCGATTGCGGCTCCGGCCAAGATCGCCAACGCAGCAGCATCGTCACCTAGTTTGGACTATCAGCCCGCCAAAGGACAATGGTCAAAATTGCGTCCTGTTAACAATTACGGCGGAGCAACCGTCCGTTATGTAGAAAATAATAGCGAGTGGCTCGGGACGACCAAGCTTCTCGGAAAAGTGGTTCAAACCGATGAGAAAGATGCCGGGTTTGCCCTGGCTGTATCAGGAGAACTGGGTGACAAAGCAAAGGCAGGAATTCTTACTACAATGCTTAGGTCTCCGATGGTGGCACCGTTTGCAGGTGCTATTGGAGCAATCAGTGCACCTGCAATGCTCACTGGCAAGCCAAGTCCTAGAAAATTGCCGATACCTGACCCCGAACAGATGTCTCAGCATATTAAAGATTTTGCCTATTATCTTCGTGTAGACGAGGTAGGAATCGGTAATATGCCTGATTATGCTTACTACGCTAGCCAAATGGCTCCGCCCTTAGCCGCATATCTTACGAAAGCTGTTCCCGAAAGTGTTCCTTATGGAAAAGCACCTATTACAGATAAAATGCCTTACGTTATTTGTATGTCTGTACAGATGCATTTGGAAACATGGTTGGCTTCAACAGGATATGACTCCATGGGTGTCGCCCAATCAAACCGGTGTTACCATGCTGCTGCCAATGCGGCGGTCATCATGGCGAATTATATTCGACAGCTGGGTTATAATGCCCGGGCCCATCATTTTGGGAACTACGAAGTTCTTATACCGGCTTGTATGATTGCCTGCGGAATGGGTGAACTAACCAGGACAGGTGATACTTGTGCGCATCCTCGTATTGGTTTCCGTCATAAAACTTCAGCAGTTACAACAGATTTGCCTTTGGCACCGGATAAACCGATTGATTTTGGCGCACTGGATTTCTGCAGAGTGTGTATGAAGTGTGCGGATTACTGTCCTGCACAGGCGATTACTTTTGAGAAGGATCCTATGCCGCACAAGGGTTATCTCCGCTGGAATACTGATTCTAAGAAATGTACGGTATTCCGCGCAGCTAACGATGAAGGCGTCAGCTGCGGAAGATGTGTGAAAGTATGTCCTTGGAACTCCAAAGAAGATTCCTGGTTCCATGAAGCGGGAATCTTTATTGGCAGCAAAGGAGAAAATGCTTCAAAGTTGCTTAAAACTATCGATGATATGTTTGGTTACGGTACGGAAGAGATTGAAAAATACAAGTGGTGGTTGGAGTGGCCGGAACTTTATAAGTATGACGTTGAAGCAGTTCTCAAGGCTGCTGCAGCACCTGCAGCACCTGGAGCAGCTCACTAA
- a CDS encoding 4Fe-4S binding protein yields MKNSANKIIMFAAAVVFLLTLVFSWTHTDNDIIPFMNQVFPEAQSFQKIASSPVIYEGQTKGQNGREEKIGYVVIEQAVAYGGPIKMVTGIDLQGKIVGTVIAAHKDTPSFIDNILDQKYLERFIGKDITDPLSINKDIDRISGATFSTRGIAKAVSRGSHAVARSEFGLNVKDEVEPFKFGSKEIAVIALVILIVIGMAFKQKKLRRLALLGSLVIIGFQYNTPISLANIAGLLMGNFPSIRENLVWYILLIGIPVITFIIGKNIYCFWLCPFGALQEITAKVGGGKFKCCNKAIEAKAAKLRYILIYLALIGAFLTKSPSFAGYEPFATLFGRQGFGIQWLILPVVIFSSFFISRFWCRFFCPGLILNEIILRPRRYIMGILKKGIPEKVKLKKVQRIKGVEEIKARSANELNNIEVKQ; encoded by the coding sequence ATGAAAAACTCAGCAAATAAAATCATTATGTTTGCAGCAGCAGTTGTATTCCTCCTAACGTTGGTTTTTAGCTGGACTCATACAGATAACGATATCATACCGTTTATGAATCAAGTGTTCCCGGAAGCGCAATCTTTTCAAAAGATTGCGTCTTCCCCTGTTATATACGAAGGGCAAACAAAAGGTCAAAACGGCAGGGAAGAAAAAATAGGCTACGTCGTAATCGAACAAGCGGTTGCTTATGGCGGGCCGATTAAAATGGTTACCGGGATAGACCTGCAAGGAAAGATTGTCGGGACGGTTATCGCCGCACACAAGGATACACCATCATTTATCGATAATATTCTAGATCAAAAATATTTGGAAAGATTCATCGGAAAAGACATCACAGATCCTTTATCCATTAACAAGGATATCGACCGGATATCGGGTGCAACCTTTTCTACAAGGGGGATAGCCAAAGCGGTTTCCCGGGGAAGCCATGCCGTAGCCAGGAGCGAGTTCGGGCTGAATGTTAAGGATGAAGTGGAACCGTTTAAGTTCGGGTCCAAGGAAATTGCCGTCATAGCGTTGGTCATCCTGATAGTGATTGGCATGGCATTCAAACAAAAAAAATTACGTCGGCTTGCCCTTTTAGGAAGTTTAGTCATCATTGGTTTCCAATATAATACGCCCATTTCGCTTGCAAATATTGCCGGACTTCTCATGGGGAATTTCCCATCAATCCGTGAAAACCTCGTTTGGTATATCCTCTTAATTGGAATCCCGGTGATTACCTTTATAATAGGAAAGAATATTTACTGTTTCTGGCTTTGCCCGTTTGGCGCTTTGCAGGAAATCACAGCCAAAGTGGGCGGCGGTAAATTCAAATGCTGCAATAAAGCAATCGAAGCCAAAGCGGCTAAATTAAGGTATATACTCATATACCTGGCACTCATAGGTGCATTCCTGACGAAGTCACCGAGTTTTGCCGGTTACGAGCCATTCGCTACTTTGTTTGGTCGTCAGGGATTTGGTATTCAGTGGCTTATTTTGCCGGTCGTGATTTTTAGTTCTTTCTTTATCAGCAGATTCTGGTGCAGGTTCTTTTGTCCGGGGTTGATACTCAATGAGATTATTTTACGCCCCAGGAGATATATCATGGGGATTTTAAAAAAAGGGATACCAGAGAAAGTGAAATTGAAAAAGGTTCAGAGAATTAAAGGAGTCGAAGAAATCAAAGCAAGATCTGCAAATGAATTGAATAACATCGAGGTTAAGCAATGA
- a CDS encoding dehalogenase → MIIFWLTLGALMASSIWFVYIKFQAAGKMSVARWILTAISVIWGAFLLAWIVYSIAEGEMQAAGMGFLIFGAILLVLIILTVRLDSLIPSKKKANKVEAA, encoded by the coding sequence ATGATTATTTTCTGGTTAACCTTGGGAGCACTCATGGCATCATCCATATGGTTCGTATATATCAAATTCCAGGCTGCAGGAAAAATGTCCGTAGCCCGCTGGATTTTAACGGCAATATCCGTGATCTGGGGAGCATTTCTCCTGGCTTGGATCGTCTACAGCATTGCCGAAGGTGAGATGCAGGCTGCCGGCATGGGATTCTTAATCTTCGGAGCGATTCTTCTTGTCTTAATTATCCTTACGGTACGCTTAGACTCCTTGATACCTTCAAAGAAGAAAGCCAATAAAGTAGAGGCGGCATAA